A segment of the Zingiber officinale cultivar Zhangliang chromosome 8B, Zo_v1.1, whole genome shotgun sequence genome:
AAATCGCCTCTCGTCATCAAGGTAAGCAGTAAGGATTACCTACCGATCTTTTCGCTTCTCGAGGAATCGCTGAAGCGAAGCCTTTCGAGCAATAGGAAGATCTGCAAGAACAACAATCGTTTGAGTTTTGACTCTAGTTTGAGTCTCAACAAGCGTCTGGATTAACAGAGAGGCTTTCTTTTACCAGAGAGACTTGTTTGGGCTGTCAACCAAGAATTAGCAACCATGGACTCCAATGTTGGGTTTTGATCTTCCGAGGAAGAGGATTCTTGACCTAAGTTTTGGTTTCTCTTGTTTCCCTCGCTGGCTAGCTTCAGTAGATCGTTGGCTTTCTCGGGAGGGAAGTTGTCAAACACCATGAGCTTCCCTTTGTAGAAGATTGTGAGTTGGGGATTCCCTCTTTCTCTGATGCACAAGAAAGAAACCAATAAAATGATCAGCGACACACCAAATCGAACAGTGCCGATTGATTCATGGGAGAATGGATGAAAGATTGAAACCTGGCCTGCTCTGGCCCAGTGTGGAACAGCTCCATTGCCTCCCCATCGTCGTCTCCGGATATCTCCGCTCCCGGAAGCAGACGCATGGTGGTCGGCGGCCGGAACGCCTCCAAGTTGCCTGAAAAATAGGATCGAAACGAATCAATGAAACAGGAACTTGCAATAAAAACGCGAATTTGGCGCCGAGCGCAAGACGCAAAGCAAGTTCTCACCTTGATCATGGCCTTGAGGTCGGGTATCGAATCCGAGCCCCAAATTGGTGACGCTTCTCTTCTCCTTGATGCACTGGCTGAGGAGGTTGCAGGCGACGGCGAAGTTGGTCTTCCCCTGCTTCCGCGCCGCCATCTGCGCAAAACCCTCTTCTCTCCGGCGAATAGCTCGACGCAAAAGGTCCCGTTTACAATTCGCTTCGTTGCGTCGTCGCTCGTCTTCGTTGTCTGGATTTATAGTTCGGCGATTCGGTGCGTTGTCGGGAATTCAATTATCACGCGTGCCGAATCCATAACGTATGGAGGAAGCAACAGGGGCGCGAGGTGGATGTCTGGAAAAGGAAATTGGATAGTGGCCGCGGGTAAACAAAACGTGGAACACGTGGTTGGCATGTTGATTACAGCTGTTTTTTTTGGTGCATGTGATTATTGAATAATTAAACATGACAAATAATCTGAATTAAATTTAATTGCAgcattatttcattttttttttccccttcttttcGAGCATGAGGTGGACGTAAATAAGAGCTACATGCGATCT
Coding sequences within it:
- the LOC122015902 gene encoding protein TIFY 10a-like — translated: MAARKQGKTNFAVACNLLSQCIKEKRSVTNLGLGFDTRPQGHDQGNLEAFRPPTTMRLLPGAEISGDDDGEAMELFHTGPEQARERGNPQLTIFYKGKLMVFDNFPPEKANDLLKLASEGNKRNQNLGQESSSSEDQNPTLESMVANSWLTAQTSLSDLPIARKASLQRFLEKRKDRINARAPYQVKTSGMATPFKQEKNRSWLGLTP